One window from the genome of Chaetodon trifascialis isolate fChaTrf1 chromosome 20, fChaTrf1.hap1, whole genome shotgun sequence encodes:
- the prrc2b gene encoding protein PRRC2B isoform X1 yields MSDRLGQITKSKDGKSKYSSLSLFDKYKGKSIETQKNTVVPRHGLQSLGKVATARRMPPPAHLPSLKSENKGNDPNVIIVPKDGTGWANKQEQPDQKSSIASIPQLPELQPQLALQKSVSNLQKPSPVANQENTNTGGPKQWAQLNGKAVEQDGSRASNRLQPFSHEEFPTLKAAGEQDRAGKERSGFDPSYGPGPSLRPQNVTSWREGGGRNLQPSSLTLGLPADPEGKVTALGETGPPQASSHPTSTTGTTSTSVVTAQSPVLDPKEPSLRPAQPVRRTTVPTALQYQLHHTSTAVYHDMLPAFMCSKETREAPGTDHVPTTVAAPARFDSKPSFRQSYAKPELVNGDVKRENRFVRAPPRLSSQPIRRPGDRPQRPAIINPEDLKDLDELDNDCEDGWAGLHEEVDYSEKLKFSDDEDEHGDKNKMWTEWERERDIQRDCQSSLSSGEVSYPQEGPEESYSYQHHHHEPPRKTSGRYLSADTPQKSQGEPLPDQEDHQRQSQAQGPARAKYVSPELSEAVERARRRREEEERRAREERLAACAEKLKKLDEKFGKTERQTSRTDEGQKEGEGKEAPLSPNREQSKSHHENWQYSTKDAGECPPSNSPGHSYREEPGFSSYRGSEDDGQEPSSPSGDYSGRHSSKPVPPRFQKQPQHHQQQQQEQVYKMQHWQQSGHPAPSGSSHAQRGYYPPHVLGFDPRWMMMPPFMDPRMAQGRSPVDYYPGAVHSSAGMMKPMMHQDHLNSPGSDEGCHPNLHQERRAPSTEPYPMWNQDGYPLRSFTPPYQRQHDSSDSGQPDDRSDMACSQQDSYEERANDCLAHPQDDLPHHAYQSRVPDREHQHHDQGLLTTAQSHTDSDYPKQDSRDKHLKDGSESQDEALDGSKDNWKRDGGQKQDGGLNSAQSQWSEPSSSSSSSVSQPSEAIGRPLTRRTGPIKKPVLKALKVEDKENEKPKPEPEEKTVPYRLEKEVLTNVYDLKKDNQPASNRRSASPVVEKQPEERQRQSPAPTKTERPLSTHSDDSPKESAWDSGKSQSPRDIQENREPHAPRRNNWIFIDEEQAFGSVRGTGRGRSRGFREFSSRGGTRGGRGGDNLRGAYNNNNNSSGAQRTSRGRAPPRDLVKVEEFQRGKPRRRNVSETLSEASEYEELPKRRRQKGSENGDGYTESGEVRKADRDSWRSNKVYTDDQTNPDSREKVKAGRGFGGRMLPPRLNTTGNYSRNFGGSRDISTWRGRGPQFSSSGGTMQENGYGPGAETTYSRRTPVERETLKYPPKFTGSFMENGTEDREGEYYFDSDNPDRQMLRRRRPPRQDKPPRFRRLRQEREPGSNQWTSEEYINGDFANPWPGRSKASGEDNWPSGHYSGGRSSQHGQAEEWETGSDNSDFGDWREKRGGSGGAATQGHGDIPSDSGHSEPGSGEKRELCKRSFSSQRPLVERQNRKGEPSLLEVSKMARTPDNPPTSSSNRSDSWQNGGTSCKSRGPDESGPVFSIEQPEDREPNEPSGKKLDKELKQGPVKADIAEPLSQYELSSYPIEGDAGGPVSNPDGYQDALSKKQRRPQEDERRRKDQGASVPVKNRTITSKIPPRFAKKQGSMSIEQPEEALSSNNLGTEIWETNSSALSVQSSGGDSWTKQVSYTGSEPNSEDSDAGPEQTKEQHKPGPIGNERSLKHRKGSEGVDRLEGGPITPVNGVDLHVDTVLPVPPIEFGVSAKDSDFSLPPGSTPVPVSNPVNKLQDALTTNTALNQSIPMLRSNHLQPGINLNPISFPSADLTLKMESARKAWENSQSLPEQGSPGGGASGAQPPCSVGSSSGVSYSSFGGVSMPPMPVASVAPSMSMQGNHIPPLYLDGHVFPSQPRLVPPTMTQQQTYQQAAAAQQIPISLHTSLQAQAQLGLRGGLPVSQSQEMFNSIPPFRSQVYMHPNLSQPSPMVLSGGAPLKGPYSAFPGMQPSDMVKPQSGSHYQPMNGSQQLVYDSQMNQGPGMGSSQLMDSQLIQVTMPLPGSQLRYGSAQQHLILPQSIQLQQGQNLSVGAPRRMLPPGSQPAVMTGSREGSQMEMKGFQFSDKPSHSPGISGGSYRPGSASPSGKPSGPGGPVGPLPTHFAQQVPPAQGSMVMHMRPPTTGPFPNPIQRPVMQVNKPVIIRSPPYPNPGRDPPHSTPPSAPEPPVKGPEDGMKNKTMREVRKAVGEGKTPSGGMTSKLQEPLPSAGQAKPARTGAIKPQAVKVEEGKA; encoded by the exons ATGTCCGATCGTTTGGGGCAAATAACCAAGTCCAAGGATGGGAAAAGCAAGTATTCCTCACTCAGCCTATTTGACAAGTACAAGGGAAAATCAATAGAAACTCAGAAAAACACAG tagTTCCGCGACATGGCTTGCAGAGTCTTGGCAAAGTGGCCACAGCCCGGCGCATGCCcccacctgctcacctgccGAGCTTGAAGTCCGAAAACAAAGGAAACGATCCCAACGTGATTATTGTGCCTAAAGACGGTACAGGATGGGCGAACAAGCAGGAACAACCCGATCAAAAGAG TTCTATTGCATCAATACCACAGCTGCCGGAGTTGCAGCCACAGCTGGCTTTACAGAAATCTGTCTCCAATCTTCAGAAGCCCTCACCGGTAGCCAACCaggag aacacaaacacaggtggaCCAAAGCAATGGGCCCAGCTAAATGGAAAGGCAGTAGAGCAAGATG GTTCAAGGGCCTCAAACCGACTTCAGCCCTTCTCTCACGAGGAATTTCCCACGCTGAAAGCAGCTGGAGAACAGGACAGGGCTGGCAAGGAAAGAAGCGGCTTCGATCCGTCGTATGGGCCCGGACCAAGCCTCCGCCCCCAGA ATGTGACGAGCTGGAGGGAAGGTGGTGGCAGGAACCTTCAACCCTCGTCCCTGACCCTCGGCCTGCCAGCAGATCCTGAGGGTAAGGTCACTGCCCTGGGTGAGACTGGCCCCCCTCAAGCGTCATCTCACCCCACCTCTACCACCGGCACAACCTCTACTAGTGTAGTGACTGCTCAGTCACCAGTCCTTGACCCCAAGGAGCCTTCCCTACGACCCGCCCAGCCTGTCCGGAGAACAACCGTCCCTACTGCCCTGCAGTACCAGCTTCACCACACCTCAACTGCTGTCTACCATGACATGTTACCCGCATTT ATGTGCTCTAAAGAGACACGTGAAGCCCCAGGTACAGACCATGTTCCCACCACCGTTGCAGCCCCAGCCCGATTTGACAGCAAGCCCTCCTTTAGGCAGAGCTATGCCAAACCTGAGCTTGTCAA TGGTGATGTGAAAAGAGAGAACCGATTCGTCCGTGCTCCACCTCGACTGTCTTCTCAGCCCATCCGCAGGCCTGGTGACAGGCCGCAACGCCCAGCCATCATTAATCCAGAGGACCTGAAGGATCTGGATGAGCTTGACAATGATTGTGAGGATGGATGGGCTG GACTCCATGAGGAAGTTGATTATAGTGAGAAACTCAAGTTCAGTGATGACGAAGACGAACATGGTGATAAAAACAAGATGTG GACTGaatgggagagggagagagacatcCAGCGTGACTGCCAATCCTCCCTAAGTTCAGGTGAGGTGTCTTACCCACAGGAGGGCCCTGAGGAGAGTTATTCTTACCAACATCACCATCACGAGCCTCCCAGGAAGACCAGCGGCAGATATCTCTCTGCGGACACCCCG CAGAAAAGCCAAGGTGAGCCCCTGCCTGACCAGGAAGATCACCAGCGCCAGTCTCAGGCTCAGGGACCGGCTAGGGCAAAATATGTGTCACCTGAGCTGTCGGAGGCTGTTGAGAGAGCACGCAGAcgcagggaggaggaagagagacgtGCCCGCGAGGAACgactggctgcctgtgctgAAAAACTTAAAAAGCTGGATGAGAAGTTTGGGAAGACTGAAAGGCAGACATCAAGGACAGATGAGGGCCAGAAAGAAGGAGAGGGCAAAGAAGCTCCACTGTCCCCGAACAGGGAACAGAGTAAAAGCCACCATGAGAACTGGCAGTACAgcacaaaag ATGCAGGTGAGTGTCCTCCCAGCAACTCTCCTGGCCATAGTTACCGTGAGGAACCTGGCTTCTCTAGCTACCGTGGCAGTGAGGATGATGGCCAGGAACCCTCCTCCCCATCAGGAGACTACAGTGGACGTCATTCCTCCAAACCCGTCCCACCCCGCTTTCAAAAGCAGccacagcaccaccagcagcagcagcag GAACAAGTGTACAAGATGCAGCACTGGCAACAGTCAGGCCACCCTGCCCCGTCTGGCTCAAGCCACGCCCAGAGAGGCTACTATCCCCCACATGTCCTTGGGTTTGATCCCCGCTGGATGATGATGCCGCCTTTCATGGATCCCCGCATGGCCCAAGGACGATCTCCTGTGGACTACTACCCTGGTGCTGTCCACTCCTCAG caggaaTGATGAAACCCATGATGCATCAGGATCACTTAAACAGCCCTGGTTCCGATGAGGGATGCCATCCTAATCTGCACCAGGAGAGAAGAGCCCCTTCCACTGAGCCTTACCCTATGTGGAACCAAGATGGCTACCCTTTGCGCAGCTTCACTCCACCTTACCAGAGACAACATGATAGCTCAGACAGTGGCCAGCCAGATGACAG AAGTGATATGGCCTGCTCCCAACAAGATTCCTATGAAGAGAGGGCCAATGACTGTTTGGCCCATCCCCAAGATGATCTCCCCCATCATGCTTACCAGAGCCGTGTCCCAGACAGAGAACACCAACACCATGATCAAGGCTTGCTAACCACTGCTCAGAGTCATACAGATAGTGATTACCCGAAACAAGACTCTAGAGACAAGCATCTTAAGGACGGCTCTGAATCTCAAGATGAGGCCTTAGATGGCTCCAAGGACAATTGGAAAAGAGATGGAGGCCAGAAACAAGATGGAGGACTCAACAGTGCACAAAGTCAGTGGTCTGAACCCAGTTCTAGTTCCAGTAGTAGTGTCAGCCAGCCATCTGAGGCCATTGGGCGCCCCTTGACTCGCCGAACTGGGCCCATCAAGAAACCAGTTCTTAAGGCTCTCAAAGTGGAAGACAAGGAGAATGAGAAGCCTAAGCCCGAGCCTGAGGAGAAGACTGTACCTTACCGCCTGGAGAAAGAAGTCCTTACTAATGTTTATGACTTAAAGAAAGATAACCAGCCTGCCAGCAACAGGCGCTCAGCCTCACCTGTTGTTGAGAAACAGCCAGAAGAGAGGCAACGTCAATCACCAGCTCCCACCAAAACCGAGAGGCCTCTGAGCACCCACAGTGATGACTCTCCCAAGGAGAGCGCTTGGGACAGTGGCAAGAGCCAGTCACCTAGAGATATCCAGGAGAACCGGGAGCCACATGCACCACGGCGCAATAACTGGATCTTCATTGATGAAGAACAGGCATTTGGTTCAGTCAGGGGAACAGGTAGAGGCCGCAGTCGAGGCTTTAGGGAATTTAGCTCTAGGGGTGGAACCCGCGGTGGCAGAGGTGGAGACAATCTCCGAGGGGcttacaacaacaataacaacagcagtGGTGCTCAGCGTACAAGCAGAGGTCGAGCACCACCAAGGGACCTTGTCAAGGTAGAGGAGTTCCAGAGGGGCAAGCCCAGGAGGCGAAATGTCAGTGAGACCTTGAGTGAAGCCTCTGAGTACGAGGAACTGCCCAAGAGACGTCGCCAGAAGGGATCTGAAAATGGAGACGGTTACACAGAGTCTGGAGAAGTCCGCAAAGCTGATAGAGATTCTTGGAGATCCAACAAGGTGTACACAGATGACCAGACAAACCCAGATTCCAGAGAAAAGGTCAAGGCTGGCAGGGGCTTTGGAGGTCGCATGCTGCCTCCCAGATTGAACACCACTGGAAATTACAGTCGAAACTTCGGAGGATCCAGGGATATTTCTACATGGAGGGGCCGTGGGCCTCAGTTTAGTAGCAGTGGTGGCACCATGCAAGAAAATGGTTATGGTCCTGGAGCTGAGACTACTTACTCCCGCAGAACCCCTGTTGAACGTGAGACTCTCAAGTATCCCCCTAAATTCACTGGCTCCTTCATGGAAAATGGAACAGAAGATCGTGAAGGAGAATACTACTTTGACAGTGACAACCCTGACAGGCAGATGTTAAGGAGACGGCGTCCACCCCGTCAAGACAAGCCTCCACGCTTCCGTCGTCTACGACAAGAACGTGAACCTGGCTCAAACCAGTGGACAAGTGAGGAATACATAAATGGAGACTTTGCAAACCCCTGGCCTGGTCGTTCCAAAGCCAGCGGGGAAGACAACTGGCCCAGTGGCCACTACTCTGGTGGACGCTCTAGCCAACATGGTCAGGCAGAGGAATGGGAGACGGGATCAGACAACAGTGATTTTGGTGACTGGAGAGAGAAGCGAGGTGGAAGTGGGGGCGCAGCTACACAGGGACACGGTGATATTCCCTCAGACTCTGGCCATAGTGAACCAGGCTCTGGTGAGAAGAGGGAGCTTTGCAAGAGAAGCTTCTCCAGCCAGAGACCATTGGTGGAACGGCAGAACAGGAAGGGAGAGCCATCACTGCTGGAAGTGAGCAAGATGGCACGCACACCTGATAATCCCCCTACCTCCTCCTCTAACAGGAGTGACAGTTGGCAGAATGGAGGGACATCTTGTAAGAG CAGGGGCCCAGATGAGTCAGGCCCAGTCTTCAGCATAGAGCAGCCAGAGGACCGGGAGCCCAATGAGCCCTCTGGGAAGAAATTAGACAAGGAGCTGAAGCAAGGACCTGTCAAAGCAGACATAGCTGAACCTCTGTCCCAGTATGAGCTCAGCAGCTACCCAA TTGAGGGGGATGCAGGGGGACCAGTTTCTAATCCAGACGGATACCAGGATGCCTTGTCCAAAAAGCAAAGACGCCCACaggaagatgagaggaggaggaaggaccAGGGAGCTTCA GTGCCAGTGAAGAACAGGACTATCACATCCAAGATTCCTCCACGCTTTGCCAAGAAGCAGGGAAGCATGAGCATCGAACAACCTGAGGAAGCACTTTCTTCTAACAACCTGGGAACTGAAATCTGGGAGACCAACAGCTCAG ctctttcaGTACAGTCGTCAGGGGGAGACTCATGGACTAAACAGGTGTCTTACACTGGGAGTGAGCCCAACTCTGAG GACTCTGATGCTGGCCCAGAGCAGACTAAAGAACAGCACAAGCCAGGGCCCATTGGAAATGAGCGCTCCCTAAAGCACCGCAAGGGCTCAGAAGGTGTTGATAGACTGGAAGGCGGCCCCATCACACCCGTCAATGGTGTGGACCTCCATGTGGACACTGTGCTACCTGTGCCTCCCATTGAGTTTGGTGTCAGTGCCAAAGACTCTGATTTCAGCCTTCCACCGGGCTCCACCCCAGTGCCCGTGTCCAATCCTGTCAACAAGCTTCAGGATGCACTTACCACCAAT ACGGCTCTCAATCAGAGTATCCCCATGCTGCGTTCCAACCACCTGCAGCCTGGCATTAACCTCAACCCCATCTCCTTCCCCAGTGCTGACCTCACTCTTAAG ATGGAATCAGCACGCAAGGCATGGGAGAACTCCCAGTCCCTCCCTGAGCAGGGCTCTCCTGGCGGAGGTGCTTCAGGTGCTCAGCCTCCCTGCAGCGTTGGCTCATCCAGTGGTGTCAGCTACAGTTCCTTTGGAGGGGTCTCCATGCCTCCGATGCCTGTGGCATCAGTTGCACCTTCCATGTCCATGCAAG GTAATCATATTCCCCCATTGTATCTGGATGGTCATGTCTTTCCTAGCCAGCCACGCCTCGTACCTCCCACCATGACCCAGCAGCAGACCTACCAACAG GCGGCTGCAGCCCAGCAGATTCCCATCTCTTTACACACGTCTCTTCAAGCTCAGGCTCAGCTGGGGCTTCGAGGAGGTCTACCGGTCTCCCAGTCCCAAGAGATGTTCAACTCTATTCCCCCCTTTAG gtCCCAGGTTTACATGCACCCCAACCTGTCACAGCCCAGCCCCATGGTGCTGTCGGGCGGAGCCCCTCTTAAGGGGCCCTATTCGGCTTTCCCTGGCATGCAGCCCTCAGACATGGTAAAGCCACAGTCAGGCTCACACTATCAGCCTATGAACGGCAGCCAGCAGCTAGTCTATGACAGCCAGATGAACCAGGGGCCTGGTATGGGTTCCTCCCAGCTCATGGACTCTCAGCTCATCCAG GTGACCATGCCCCTACCTGGCTCTCAGCTGCGCTATGGCTCAGCTCAGCAACATCTCATCCTCCCACAGTCcattcagcttcagcagggACAGAACCTGTCAGTCGGTGCCCCACGTCGAATGCTGCCACCTGGCTCCCAGCCCGCTGTCATGACTGGCAGCCGAGAG GGCTCGCAGATGGAAATGAAAGGCTTTCAGTTCTCCGACAAGCCCAGCCATTCCCCGGGTATATCTGGGGGGTCCTACAG GCCTGGGTCTGCCAGCCCCAGTGGGAAGCCCTCAGGTCCTGGGGGGCCTGTTGGCCCTCTGCCAACACATTTTGCCCAACAG GTCCCACCTGCTCAGGGTAGCATGGTGATGCACATGCGGCCCCCCACCACTGGCCCTTTCCCCAACCCCATCCAGAGACCAGTCATGCAGGTCAACAAGCCTGTAATCATCCGCTCCCCCCCTTACCCCAATCCTGGCCGCGACCCTCCCcactccacccctccctctgcccCCGAGCCCCCTGTCAAAGGGCCAGAGGATGGCATGAAG AATAAAACCATGCGAGAAGTGCGCAAGGCAGTGGGCGAGGGCAAGACACCATCCGGGGGCATGACCAGCAAACTCCAGGAGCCCCTACCCTCCGCAGGGCAAGCCAAACCAGCACGCACTGGAGCCATCAAACCCCAGGCTGTCAAAGTAGAGGAGGGCAAGGCATAA